One part of the Humulus lupulus chromosome 9, drHumLupu1.1, whole genome shotgun sequence genome encodes these proteins:
- the LOC133801749 gene encoding uridine kinase-like protein 3: MGMESKSVVDLIEASSGVHFSGFHMNSLQERHSNVDQPTTSAADNILMQPFVIGVAGGAASGKTTVCDMIIQQLHDQRVVLVNQDSFYHNLTPEEHVRVHEYNFDHPDAFDNEKLLASMDKLRNGQAVDIPNYDFKSYKNNVFPPRRVNPSDVIILEGILIFHDPRVRELMNMKIFVDTDVDVRLARRIRRDTVEKNRDIGIVLDQYSKFVKPAFDDFILPIKKYADIIIPRGGDNHVAIDLIVQHIHTMLGQHDLCKIYPNLYVIHSTFQIWGMHTLIRDSQTTKHDFVFYADRLIRLVVEHGLGHLPFTEKQVVTPTKSVYTGVDFCKRLCGVSIIRSGESMENALRACCKGIKIGKILIHREGDNGQYVSIPFMIVFHF; the protein is encoded by the exons ATGGGCATGGAGTCCAAATCAGTTGTGGACTTAATAGAAGCTTCCTCAGGGGTTCATTTTTCTGGATTTCACATGAACAGTCTGCAGGAAAGGCATTCAAATGTGGACCAACCAACAACCTCTGCTGCAGATAACATTCTTATGCAACCTTTTGTCATAG GGGTTGCTGGTGGAGCAGCATCTGGTAAGACTACAGTTTGTGATATGATTATACAACAGCTTCATGACCAGCGTGTTGTTCTTGTTAACCAG GATTCTTTTTACCATAATTTGACACCAGAAGAACATGTAAGAGTACATGAATACAATTTTGATCATCCTG ATGCATTTGATAATGAGAAACTTTTAGCTTCTATGGATAAGTTGAGGAATGGGCAAGCAGTAGATATTCCAAACTATGACTTCAAGAGTTACAAAAACAATGTCTTCCCGCCTAGAAGG GTAAACCCTTCAGATGTGATAATTTTGGAAGGCATTCTCATTTTTCATGATCCCCGTGTTCGAGAGTTGATGAATATGAAGATATTTGTCGATACAg ATGTTGATGTTCGTTTAGCAAGGAGGATAAGGCGTGACACAGTAGAAAAAAACAGGGATATTGGTATAGTTCTTGATCAG TACTCAAAGTTTGTGAAGCCTGCATTTGATGACTTTATTCTTCCTATAAAAAAATATGCTGACATCATTATTCCTCGTGGAGGAGATAATCACGTGGCTATTGATTTGATTGTACAACACATCCATACAATGCTTGGCCAGCATGACTTGTGTAAAATATATCCTAATTTGTACGTTATACATTCAACTTTTCAG ATATGGGGCATGCATACCCTCATACGTGATTCACAAACAACGAAGCATGATTTTGTATTTTATGCTGATCGGTTGATTCGTTTG GTCGTTGAGCATGGTCTGGGACATCTGCCATTTACAGAAAAACAGGTGGTCACTCCAACTA AGTCCGTGTATACTGGTGTAGATTTCTGTAAGAGATTATGTGGTGTGTCTATAATCAGGAG TGGTGAGAGTATGGAGAATGCTCTGAGAGCATGTTGTAAGGGAATCAAGATTGGGAAAATTCTAATCCACAGAGAAGGAGACAATGGCCAGTATGTTTCGATTCCCTTTATGATTGTCTTTCATTTTTAA